In the Sarcophilus harrisii chromosome 3, mSarHar1.11, whole genome shotgun sequence genome, one interval contains:
- the THY1 gene encoding thy-1 membrane glycoprotein produces MLSSKIGIAVLLTVLQVTYGQKMNSLTACLADKSLRVDCRYENNTKSPLQYEFSLTREKQKHVLNSTIGVPEHAYRNRVNLSIFHNYMALYLKDFSQKDEGVYACELRASGIPNSLVSKNITVYKDKLQTCGVMSLLVQNTSWLLLLLLSLPLLQATDFECL; encoded by the exons ATGTTGAGTTCCAAGATTGGCATTGCTGTCCTGTTGACAG TCTTGCAGGTGACCTATGGACAGAAGATGAACAGTTTGACTGCTTGTTTGGCGGACAAGAGCCTGAGGGTGGACTGTCGCTATGAGAATAACACCAAGTCCCCACTTCAGTATGAGTTCAGCCTGACCCGAGAGAAACAAAAGCATGTGCTGAACTCCACCATTGGAGTGCCTGAGCATGCCTACCGGAACCGGGTCAACCTCTCCATCTTCCATAACTACATGGCTCTCTACCTGAAAGACTTCAGCCAAAAGGACGAGGGTGTCTATGCCTGCGAGCTGCGTGCTTCTGGGATCCCCAACTCCCTTGTCAGCAAGAACATCACTGTCTACAAAG ATAAACTACAAACCTGTGGGGTCATGAGCCTTCTGGTCCAGAATACCtcctggctgctgctgctgctactttccctccccctcctacAGGCCACGGATTTTGAGTGCCTGTGA